AGGACAATCTGAAAGAACAGGAAGAAGTAATTTCTTTCTGGAACCGCATCAATGATGCAAAAGAAATTTACCGTGATAAGACATTTTCCGGCATACTCGGAAAAAAAGTTACGTATGCTTCTTCCCGTCTGGTTGAGATGTTAGAGGGATTCCGCGCAACAGTTGCATTGGGAATCGAAAAGGCATGCAGACTGGGAGATGGAATCTGCCCAACCTATTTTTCTTATAAAGTGCTGGATTATGAGAAGGAAGTGGATGAAATTAAAATAAAGAAATTCCAGGTGCAGAGTGTTCCGGATTTCCTGGAAGGACCGGTTCGTTACTTAAAACTTGACCGCACAAAAGAGGAAAAACAAGAACTTTATCAGGCAGTGAAAAAGAGTGAACTCTACGATCAAAAATTAAAGATGTATCGTGTAAACACTTCCTTGCAGGAGGCATCTTATGAACTTGGAAGAGCCAGAGCTTTTACACCGGGCTGGTTAGAAAATGAGTCCATCTGGCTTCATATGGAATATAAATATTTGCTGGAAGTCCTAAAATCCGGACTTTACAAAGAATTCTTTGCAGATTTTAAGAATGCTGCTGTTCCATTTTTGGATGAAAACGTATATGGAAGAAGCATTTTAGAGAATTCATCCTTTATTGCAAGCAGCAAGAACCCGGATGAATCCATTCACGGAAAAGGATTTGTGGCGCGCTTAAGCGGTTCTACCATTGAATTTATCAGCATCTGGAAACGCATGATGTTTGGCGCAAATGTGTTTAAAGAAGAGGAAAAAGAACTGGTGTTTGCACCACAACCGGCATTGCCAGAATACTTAGTATCGGAAGAAAAAGAAGTGGAAGCCATTCTGTTAGGAAAAACAAAAGTGGTTTATCAGTTTCTGGAAAAACAGGACTATATTCCGGGAACGTATCAGATTAAAAATATGAAATTTTACTATCCAAACGGAAGTGTGGCAGAAGTTCACAAGGAGTATGTAAAAGGAAAGTTAGCAGAGGATATCCGAAACGGAAACGTGGAAAAAATTGTCATTCGGATAGAAGGATAAGAGGAAAGATGAGGTAGAGACGATGAAAAATGTACGTGTAATAACAACAGACATTGCAAAAAAGACGTACTGGGAAGAAAAGACCGTGGCAAGTGAAGCATGCGACGAAGCGATGCAGGTCTTAAACGTTTTTCCGGAAGTCAAAGAACAGACGTTTCGCGGGTTTGGCGGAGCCTTTACGGAGGCAGCAGCCCATGTATATGCAGGGTTAAAGAAAGAGCAGAAAGAGGAAGTCATAAACGCTTACTTTGGAAAAGAGGGTCTTCGCTATCAGATGGGAAGAATTCATATGAACAGCTGTGATTTCGCACTTGGAAATTATACCTATATCGAAGAGGGGGATGTGGAGTTAAAGACATTCTCCATTGAACATGACAGAAAAGAGATTCTTCCATTTATTTTAGATGCCAAAAAGGCAGCGGGGGAAGAAATACCGCTTCTGGTAAGCCCTTGGTCACCACCAGCTTTTTGTAAGACAAACGGCGAGATGAATCATGGCGGTTCCCTAAAGAAGGAGTATTACGCATTCTGGGCTGATTACTTTGTAAGATTTATCAAGGAGTATCAAAAAGAAGGAATGCAGATTCGCTATCTTACTGTACAAAATGAGCCTGCAGCAGTCCAGACCTGGGATTCTTGCATTTACAGTGGAAAAGAAGAAGGCGAATTTGTAAGGGATTACCTTGGACCGAAGATGAAGGAAGCAGGCCTTGGCGATATTAAAATTTTTGTGTGGGATCACAATAAGGATTTGGTATATCAGAGAGCCAAAGAGACCATGTCTGTGCAGGGAGCGGGCGCGTATGTAGATGGTGTGGCAGTGCACTGGTACACCGGCGATCATTTTGATGGAATTTCACTTGTGAAAAAGCAGTATCCAAAGCTGGAGGTATTTTTCACAGAAGGATGTGTGGAATATTCTAGATTTTCCGACTCCAATGAAGTCGAAAAAGCAGAGATGTATGCACATGATATGATTGGCAATTTAAATGCAGGAATCAGCGGATCTTTGGACTGGAACCTTCTTTTAGACGAAAAAGGAGGCCCTAACCACGTAGGAAATTTCTGCGCGGCACCTTTACTGTGCGATGTGAAAAAGAGCGAAGTTTCCAAACAGTTATTCTACTATTACATTGGACATTTTAGCCGCTACATCAGAAGCGGAGCGGTAAAAATTGGTACAACACGCTATACAGATGCCATTGACATGACGGCATTTGAAAATCCAGATAAGAGCATTGCGATTATGCTGTTAAATAAGACAAATCAGGCACAGCCGTATGTCTTAAAAGAGGCGGAAAAAGGGGTTACAGGGGAACTTGCACCACATTCCATCCAGACGATTCTTTTTGAAAAATAAAAAAATGACACCTTTTTAAAATCTGGTACATTTTTTGCAAGATGGATACGTCTTATAATTCAATTATCAACAAAACAAGTTGTACAAAAAAAGGAGGAAGTTTATATGAACTGGAAAAAAGTAGTATCAGTATTAATGGTGGGGGCCATGTTGGCAGGATGTGCCGCATGTGGATCTTCCGGTAGCGGAGAAAGCGCAGGAAATGGCAGCACAGAGACAGGATCAAAAGATTCCAAAGGAGACAACAAATTAGTTGTCTGGACACTTTCAAACGACCTGATTGATTTCGGAGAGAGATACAAAGAACAGACAGGCGTGGATGTAGAGACTGTAGTCATTGAGCCAGCAAACTATCCAACCAAGGTTCAGACAGCTTTGATTGCTGGAGAGACAGAGCCGGATATCATCGTAGGAGAGCCAAAGATGTTAGAGGACTTCTATGACGCTGGATTCTTTGAAGATTTGAACCAGGCTCCATACAATGCACAGGATTACGCAGATCAGATTGTGGATTATGTATGGCAGGTAGGACAGGATTCCGAAGGAATTCAGAGAGCCATTTCTTACCAGATTACGCCAGCAGGTATCTACTACAGAAGAGATATCGCAAAAGAGGTATTTGGAACAGATGACCCGGATGAAGTTGGAAAACTGTTCAAGGATTATGGAACTATTTTACAGACAGCACAGACTTTAAAAGATGCAGGTTACAGAATCTTCTCCTCTGATGCTGAAATGAATGTATTCTCTGGTGACTCTGCATGGGTTGTAGATGATACCTTAAATGTTGATCAGTCCAGATATGATTACATGGATTTATGTGTCAGCTTATATCAGAATGATTTAACAGCTTATGCAAACCAGTGGTCTACACCATGGTACCAGGCAATGGCAGGTGAGGTCCCAATCTTAACAGCCGACATTCAGTCTTATGCAGATGATTCCGTTAACGTATGGGATGCAGATGAATTCGCAAAAGCAACAGAAGGACTTGATACAACAGAAGTATTTGCATTTGGTCTTCCTTCCTGGGGAGTTCTTACCATGAGAGATAATGTAGGTGACACATCAGGACTCTGGGGTGTTTGTGCAGGACCTTCTTATGGATTTGACGGTGGTACTTATATCGGAATTTCTTCTCTTTCAGAAAGAAAAGATACCGCTTGGGATTTCGTAAAATTCTGTACCTTAAATGAAGACACAGCTGACTGGTGGATTGATTACTCACAGGGTGATACTGTTTCCTTAAAATCAGCATTAGAGAAACATGCAGATGATGAGAACCCAATCTATGGTGGTGAGAAACTGTACTCCTTCTGGCAGGAACAGGCAAAAGGAATTGATTACTCAAAAGTAACAAGATACGACCAGGCAATCGGTGATGCATGGGGAGAAGCAATCTCTGCAGTTAAAACTGGTGAAAAGACAAAAGACGAAGCAGTATCTGATTTCTACGATAAGATTGAAGCTACATATCCAGAAATTAACATTAACAGAGATTAATGTTTCAGAACCAAACATGAGTGAGTAAGGGGCGAAAAGCCCCTTGCCCATTTCAAAATTCCAAAAAAAGCGTGGAGACAAACGCTTTAGAGAGGGGAAATAGTATATGACAAAGTCAGAGACGAAAGTTAAAAAGATGAGAGATTATAATAAAATGGGGTACCTGTTTGTATTGCCATTTGTAGTTGTGTTCCTGATTTTTAGCGTGTATCCCGTATTAAGAACCTTGTATTTAAGTTTTACCAATTATAGAGGATTTGGAGAGGCAACCTGGACGGGTTTTTCAAATTATATCAGAGTATTCCAGGATAAGTTTTTCTGGAAAGCGCTATGGAATACAGTAAGAATCTGGATTGTAAACATTGTATTACAGTTAGGATTAGCATTTTTACTTACCATTGTATTTAGTGATATTAAATATAAAATAAAAGGTTTGGGAATTTTCAGAGCAATTTATTTCTTACCAAACCTGATTGCAGCAACATCAGTTTCATTCATGTTTAAAACACTGTTAGACTGGAGATATGGAAGTTTTAACCAGATCATCAGTGCAGTGTATAAATTATTTGGAGCAACTTACAATCCAGTAAACTGGCTTGGTACTTCAGCAACAGCAGGTACGACCATCGCAGTCATCAATGCATGGATGTGGTTTGGTAATTCCTTCATCATGTTGATGGCGGGCGTACAGGGAATCTCAAAAGATTACTTTGAGGCAGCTGCAATTGACGGAGCCGGCAGATGGACAGTATTTGGAAAAATCACATTACCATTGTTAAAACCAATCTTATTATATGTGGCAATCACATCCTTGATTGGTGGATTACAGATGTTCGATATGCCATTCTTAATGACAGATAAGGCATCCGCATCTTATGAGTCTGTACAGACAGCGGTAATGTATCTCTATAAATTTGGATTTGAGACAGGCACCACACAGGTTGGATACGCATCCGCAATTGCTTACATCCTGTTTGATATCATCCTGATTGTTTCGATTGTTCAGTTTAAGTTGTTTAACAAGAAGGAGGACTAAAAATGAAAGCATTTGATAAAGTAAAAAAAGTGATTTTATATCTTTTGTTGATTTTATTAGGAGCAGCCTGCCTGTTACCATTCTTACTTACGATGGTAAATGCAACGAGAAGTGGAGTGGAGATTACAAAATCCTTTACCTTGATACCAAGCACACACCTGAAAGAAAATTTAGATATTGTATTCAGTTATTTCAATTTGTTTAAAGGTATGTGGAACAGTTTAATCGTTGCAGTTCCTGCAACAGCTTTGACAGCATATTTTTCAGCTTTGACAGCTTACGGACTTGCAATGTATAAGTTTAAAGGAAACAAAGTGTTGTTCTATACCATTGTGATTTTCATGATGATTCCGGGACAGTTAGGATTAATCGGTTTTTACAATTTATGTACCAAATTACATCTTGTAAATTCCTATGTTCCATTAATTATTCCAGCAATTGCAGCACCGGGAACCGTATTTTTCTTAAGACAGTATGTCCTTTCGGTTCTGCCACCATCTTTGATTGAGGCAGCAAGAATCGACGGCGCCGGAGAATTATATTCTTTCCATAGAATTGTTCTTCCAATCATGTCTCCAGGTATTGCAACCATGGCAATCATGGCTTTCATCGGAAGCTGGAACAACTACCTGATGCCAATGATTATTTTAAATAAGAATGATAAATTCACATTGCCGGTTATGATGGCAACATTAAGAGCTTCTACGGATATTCAGGCAAATCAGGGAGCCATTTATCTGGCTGTTGCAATTTCAGTCATTCCAATTTTGTTAGTATTTTGTTTCTGTTCGAAATACATTATCAGCAGTATTTCAGCCGGAAGTGTAAAAGAATAAGAAAATAAAATCGAAAAAAAGAAGCAAGACAGTGTCAGGATTTTCTGATGCTGCCTTGCCTTTTGTGATTTCAGGAAAGTTATGGTATAATAGATAGGTAAAAAAAGGAAACTCTTGGGGGAGAGAAAGATGAAGAAAAAGTGGTTGGCGCTCTTTTTAGTGGCGGTTCTTGGAACTTTGACACTGGAAACGGCAGCATGTGGTACAGAACAGACGGCAACGGGGGAAAAGGAAGAAGAACAGACAGCGTGGGAGCGCTATGCGAAAGATGATATTACATTAGACTGGTATGTCAATTACTCCTGGTTTGCAACGCCGTGGGGAAATAATCTGGTTTCGAAAACGATTACGGATGAGACCGGGGTAGATATCAATTTTATCACGCCAATTGGCAATGAGACAGAAAAATTAAATGCTTTGATTGCGTCGGATTCCCTGCCGGATATTATCACGTTAGGCTATTGGGAACCACAGGTATCGGAACTGATTTCAGGTGATATGGTTTATGCGCTCAATGAGCTTGCAGAGGAATATAACACAGATTTTTTCAAGGTCTGCGATGAGGATGCCGTGAACTGGTACACGCAAGAGGACGGCAATCTATACTGTTATCCGAATACCTGCGTGACACCGTCAGACTTAAAGGAGAATGAAATCAGCTCAAACGAGACATTTCTGGTACGAAAGGACATTTACGAGGCAATCGGTTCCCCGGATATGACAACGATGGAGGGATTCGAGGCTGCGGTAAAGAAGGCGGTAGAACTTTACCCGGAAGTGGATGGAGAACCACTAATTCCGATAGGAGCACAGGTATTTGACAATGAGGGATGTGTCTCGTTTGATAAATATCTGATGAATTTTCTGGCGGTTCCATGGGAAAAAGATGGTCAGTTTTATGACCGTTTTACAGACCCGGAATACATTTCGTGGCTGAAATTTTTCCGTCATTTAGGGGAGGAAGGATATCTTTCCAACGATATTTTTGTGGATACCAGGACGCAGATGGAAGAAAAATTGGCGTCCGGCAGATATTTTTGTATGCTTTATCAGTACACGGATATGTTGAGCCAGCAAAAAACATTGTTACAGGAACACCCGGAGCGTGTTTATATTGCGGTGGATGGACCGAAGAATTCAAAGGGGGACGATTATACCCTGCCATGCAACGGTGTAAGTGGCTGGACCGTTACCATGATTTCAAAAAACTGCAAGAATCCAGAGCGTGCGCTGGCACTGATGGAGTATATGATGAGTGAACACGGACAGAAGATGATTTATCTGGGCGTGGAAGGGGAGACGTACGATATGGTTGACGGGAAACCGGTTCTAAAAGATGACGTCAAAAACCTTTTAAATACAGACAGGGAAAAGTATGACGAACTGTACGGTGCAGACGATGCTTATTGGATGTTACAGGATAATGTGATGCAATTACAGTGGAAACAGGAGTTAAGCCCTGAGATTGAGCAGTTAGAACAGTGGACAATCCCTTATGTGGTATATGACGGACAGTATGATGTGCAGTTTCCGGTTGATTCGGATGAGGCAAATGAAGATAACAAGATAACCAGGCTATGGAGTCAGACACTTCCGCAATTGCTGTTAGCACCAACGGAAGAAAGTTTTGACGAGATATGGCAGGAATTTTTAGATAAGAGAGCATCCTATGGATTTGCTGATGTTCAACGTAAAAAGATAGAGTTTATGAAGGAAGCAAAAGAAAAATTAGGAATTGAGTAAAGATGAAACTAAATCAGTTATTTCACCAGCTTAAGTTGAATGTAAAATTTACAATATTAATCATTGTCATGTTGGTTATTCCAATCGGAGTTTTTGCAGGAATTTTATTTTACCTGATGGAACAGAACGTCGTGGATGAAAACTGTAACTATATGCAGTATACGATGGAGAGAAGTCAGGATGACATTGCAACGAAGATAGATTCCATTAATATGCCGACGCAGTTTTTCTTAAGTGATGATGATTTAAAAGAGGCGCTGCTTGCAGCCGCATCCGGACAGGAACTTTCCACAGAGGAATGGCTTTCCCTGAAAAAAAATGACATTTCCTCTCTGGAGCGTCTGGTCAACAACAACCCGCTTTTGTACAGTGTGCGTGTGTATGCAATCAATGATGATGTACAGGAGATGATGCCGATTTTATACAATCACACCCGTATGGAACGGCTTGCATGGGCGGATGATACGGAAAGCGGATGGAAATTTAATTATGTGGATGCAGTTTTTGATTCCTATAC
This genomic window from Roseburia sp. 831b contains:
- a CDS encoding ABC transporter substrate-binding protein; the protein is MNWKKVVSVLMVGAMLAGCAACGSSGSGESAGNGSTETGSKDSKGDNKLVVWTLSNDLIDFGERYKEQTGVDVETVVIEPANYPTKVQTALIAGETEPDIIVGEPKMLEDFYDAGFFEDLNQAPYNAQDYADQIVDYVWQVGQDSEGIQRAISYQITPAGIYYRRDIAKEVFGTDDPDEVGKLFKDYGTILQTAQTLKDAGYRIFSSDAEMNVFSGDSAWVVDDTLNVDQSRYDYMDLCVSLYQNDLTAYANQWSTPWYQAMAGEVPILTADIQSYADDSVNVWDADEFAKATEGLDTTEVFAFGLPSWGVLTMRDNVGDTSGLWGVCAGPSYGFDGGTYIGISSLSERKDTAWDFVKFCTLNEDTADWWIDYSQGDTVSLKSALEKHADDENPIYGGEKLYSFWQEQAKGIDYSKVTRYDQAIGDAWGEAISAVKTGEKTKDEAVSDFYDKIEATYPEININRD
- a CDS encoding carbohydrate ABC transporter permease: MKAFDKVKKVILYLLLILLGAACLLPFLLTMVNATRSGVEITKSFTLIPSTHLKENLDIVFSYFNLFKGMWNSLIVAVPATALTAYFSALTAYGLAMYKFKGNKVLFYTIVIFMMIPGQLGLIGFYNLCTKLHLVNSYVPLIIPAIAAPGTVFFLRQYVLSVLPPSLIEAARIDGAGELYSFHRIVLPIMSPGIATMAIMAFIGSWNNYLMPMIILNKNDKFTLPVMMATLRASTDIQANQGAIYLAVAISVIPILLVFCFCSKYIISSISAGSVKE
- a CDS encoding extracellular solute-binding protein; the encoded protein is MKKKWLALFLVAVLGTLTLETAACGTEQTATGEKEEEQTAWERYAKDDITLDWYVNYSWFATPWGNNLVSKTITDETGVDINFITPIGNETEKLNALIASDSLPDIITLGYWEPQVSELISGDMVYALNELAEEYNTDFFKVCDEDAVNWYTQEDGNLYCYPNTCVTPSDLKENEISSNETFLVRKDIYEAIGSPDMTTMEGFEAAVKKAVELYPEVDGEPLIPIGAQVFDNEGCVSFDKYLMNFLAVPWEKDGQFYDRFTDPEYISWLKFFRHLGEEGYLSNDIFVDTRTQMEEKLASGRYFCMLYQYTDMLSQQKTLLQEHPERVYIAVDGPKNSKGDDYTLPCNGVSGWTVTMISKNCKNPERALALMEYMMSEHGQKMIYLGVEGETYDMVDGKPVLKDDVKNLLNTDREKYDELYGADDAYWMLQDNVMQLQWKQELSPEIEQLEQWTIPYVVYDGQYDVQFPVDSDEANEDNKITRLWSQTLPQLLLAPTEESFDEIWQEFLDKRASYGFADVQRKKIEFMKEAKEKLGIE
- a CDS encoding carbohydrate ABC transporter permease, coding for MTKSETKVKKMRDYNKMGYLFVLPFVVVFLIFSVYPVLRTLYLSFTNYRGFGEATWTGFSNYIRVFQDKFFWKALWNTVRIWIVNIVLQLGLAFLLTIVFSDIKYKIKGLGIFRAIYFLPNLIAATSVSFMFKTLLDWRYGSFNQIISAVYKLFGATYNPVNWLGTSATAGTTIAVINAWMWFGNSFIMLMAGVQGISKDYFEAAAIDGAGRWTVFGKITLPLLKPILLYVAITSLIGGLQMFDMPFLMTDKASASYESVQTAVMYLYKFGFETGTTQVGYASAIAYILFDIILIVSIVQFKLFNKKED
- a CDS encoding glycoside hydrolase family 30 protein: MKNVRVITTDIAKKTYWEEKTVASEACDEAMQVLNVFPEVKEQTFRGFGGAFTEAAAHVYAGLKKEQKEEVINAYFGKEGLRYQMGRIHMNSCDFALGNYTYIEEGDVELKTFSIEHDRKEILPFILDAKKAAGEEIPLLVSPWSPPAFCKTNGEMNHGGSLKKEYYAFWADYFVRFIKEYQKEGMQIRYLTVQNEPAAVQTWDSCIYSGKEEGEFVRDYLGPKMKEAGLGDIKIFVWDHNKDLVYQRAKETMSVQGAGAYVDGVAVHWYTGDHFDGISLVKKQYPKLEVFFTEGCVEYSRFSDSNEVEKAEMYAHDMIGNLNAGISGSLDWNLLLDEKGGPNHVGNFCAAPLLCDVKKSEVSKQLFYYYIGHFSRYIRSGAVKIGTTRYTDAIDMTAFENPDKSIAIMLLNKTNQAQPYVLKEAEKGVTGELAPHSIQTILFEK